tggaggccatttttttgttgtaattgttgccattgctgttgttggataggacagacagacagaaatcaagagagggggaaagaaagataggcaccagcagacctgcttcaccgattgtgaagtgacccccctgcaggtggggagccaaaggcttgaaccaggatccttccggatccttatgctggtccttgcacttcttgccacatgcacttacccactgcactattgcctggaccctggtttgtagttttctgtgCAGGAAAATCTTCATGAGAGGCAGAGCAATGCTGTGACGcctctctgtttttctacctCTACGTCTCTATCTTAATTaagtaattttggatagagaccaaaattcagaggggaggggggaaacacTTCAGTGCTGTTTCACCATTCTTGAAAtctccccctgtagttggggactaaaggcttgaacctgggtccttgagcatggtaatatgtgtactcaaccagatgtgccaccacctcttactctctaagaaaaaaaataacagttcaccaggagctgtggaactGTCTTGTGTGTGAACCACCAGCAAAAAttctgacaattaaaaaaaaagtctacttcaAGAAAGAAAAGTGTTAGGGGTAATATAACAAAGATCTATGGAGCAAACTTTTATGCCGGAGACCCCAAGGTTCATGCTCAATATAAAGCTGCCCCTATTACTAGATATCTCCTGTGtgctgctgggacttgaacctgggttggatGCATGGCAGTGCAGGCACCCTGCCTGGTGAGCTTGTCTTCTACTTGATGAACTTTTAGATTTTTAAGTCATTTCCAACTCAGAAATTATGTAGCTGGCACAGAGCGCACCTGTCTGCTTCTCCATCTTGTCCCAGGTCCCTGCAGGGCCCACGTCACAGTGGTCAGACCTTTGAGGTGCTTAAGGCACCTTGAGACCTTGAGGTACCCCAGGTGCACTCACAGGTGCTATGGGGTCAGGTGGCCATTGTGGTTGAGTTTCTGCTTCATGTGCACCATGTTCCCCACCATCCCTGGGGGCATGTCTGTGAGTATGGGGTTAGGAGTTGGTATAGTGCCCCCTTGGGTTGACCTCGTCTCCACAGCTACACTGGGCTGTACTTTAGGGAGTAAGTCTTCAGCACCAAGGACCTCTGTAACCTGActgaggtggtggccagccatcagGTGACGTCACTAACCATTTGGGGTCTAATCATGGGTAGTCCCATCAGGCCAATTGATCTGGGCTTTTGGAAATAGCATCCTTCCCTCCCTGTTGTCCtgttggggtggggaggatgggaaacagacactccccccccccagcagacaATGCAGAGCTGTGTCCACACCTGATGAGGACAGCATGGGTGTTCTACACCTGCAGCCCCAGGTTTAGGGCAGGCAGCAGCAGTTCTGCTGGGTAGTAGGCATGCTGGGTTTTCTAGGTGTCAGCCACTGTGTGGGAAacgggctgtgtgtgtgtgtgtgtgtgtgtgtgtgtgtgtgtgggtgtagggGGGGTCTGCTCCTTAGACCAGGCCGGACTTTATTTTTAGAAAGTAATTGAAGCAGTCAGTAGAGTGGGAAGGTGTCCCTAGTGGCAGCAGGCTGTGGTTTGTGCAGGGACAAGTTTGACTTGGGCTGCAATcatctgcagtgtgtgtgtgtgtgtgtgtgtgtgtgtgtgtgtgtgtgtgtccgtgtcccCTCCCAGCCTGCTTTCAGACATGGCACTCTCCTGCAGGCCATGGCATACGCCTCTGAGGATGGGGTCCTGACCGAGGCCATGATGGACAGCCGTGTCCAGGATGCTATCCAGCAGCACCAGCAGAAGATGCAGTGGCTGAAGCCCAAGGGAACAGGATCTGAGAGCAGCCAGTCCCTATCCTGAGTGCCGGTCTGCCTTCAGGGCTCCCAGGTGGTGGCAGTGAGGCCACAACACCAGCACCACCTGGCCAGGATGGCTCTGTAGGCCTTGGTGTCTATAGTGGGCGGGTTTGCTTCTCAGGGCACCCCCACGCCCTCCAGGCTGGTGCCCTAGGGTGGCCAAAAGCAGGTGCTGGTGGGTCCCCAGCGTCAGGGGGATAGTGACTGGCAGGGGGGTGTCCCAGCCCCTCCTGGAACCAGAGCCTGTCCAGTATGTTGGAGAAGCCTGACCCCCATCCCAGAGGGAACATCCTTGTTACCACCCAAAGGCTTCCTCGATTACAGCTGGGGCCTTTTTATCCAGAACCTAATAAAACCTCTGCTTATATCAAACCCTTTTTGGACCGGCAGGCGGTGCTGGGGTGGGGCATGGCAAGGAAAGAAGAGTCGGAAGTGCGGGCTTTCTGTAGAATTTACTGaccagcaggggtgggggtcacaGTGGGGCGCCCGGCTGTGGATGCCCCGGGCAAGGTGGCCACACTGACCACAGCTGGGGCCTTATTGCTGCCGgctggccccgccccgccccaaccCGCAGCCCGGACGCACACGCCACATGCACATGCTCCCGTGTGTAGACGGTGCGGCCGGCCGCCTGGCTCGGCCCTGCAGCTCTCTCAGCTCCCCAGGCAGAGCCTGGCTAGGCATCCTCCACATCCTGGCCGCCCGCCCTGCCCGGCCCTTTTTATAAAAAGATGAGACAGCACCTTCCGCGGGGCCGCCCGGCCCGGCGCCCCGCCCCAGGCGGCCGTCCAGTCCCGCGCAGGCGCGGCTGGCCCGCCAGTCCTGCGCTCACAGGTGCCGCGGACTCGGGTGGCCGTTGTGGTAGAGCTTCTGCTTCACGTGCACCATGTTCCCCGCCGCTTCCTCGAAGGGCCGCGGCGGCCGCCGGCCCAACTCCCGCAGGCTGCACAGCTTGGGCAGCCAGGTCCACGAGCCGTCTGCAGGCAGGCGGGCGGTCAGCGGGACTGTGGGGTCCGGCGGGGTTCCTCAATGTGAGGAGCGCGATCAAGAGGCCGAGGGTCAAAGCAGGGTCCCCAAGTGGGCCTACGTGGTCTGTGCAGGGGTGAGGACGGGGCCTGGCGGGCAGGGCTTGGCTGGCGTTGGGGGCGTGGCCTCAGCGGACAGGCTGGTCTTTTGAGGGCGTGGTTTGGAGATTGTTGAGGGGTGGGGTTTGGTGAGGGCGGGGCGGGACCCGGCTGCGTGCGTGTGTAGACAGGGCGCCAGTGGGGCTGCACTCACCGTAGCGCCGTCCTGCCCTCCAGGCACGCACGGCGCAGTGCAGGACGCCGTCCATCCACACCAAGAACCAGCTGATGCAGAAGCCCAGCAGCAGCCCCAGCATGAGATCGATCTCCTGCTTGGTGACGTTGTCTGTCACAAAGTAGTTTTCGGAAGCGTCCACCACCGACTGGTCCCCATCGTACGGGATCACGTAGTGGATGTGGTGCCTGGGGGCGGCAGGGTGGGCTGGCACCTCTCCTCCCAGCTCTGCTGCACCAGTGGGCCCTGTGGGGTCTTGGAAGTCGCCCTGTGGGAGCTAAGGGCGAGCACACCAGCCCCTGGCATCAGGCAGGAGACTGCCACAGGACTGGGCGGGACACTCGGCAGCCGGGTGAGGTCCTGCGCTGGCCGGCTGTGGTCTCAGCACACCCGCCTCCCTCCATTCTCTGTCAGGTCTGGTGCTCAGCGGCCACTTTGGTGGAGCACAGCTCAGGTCAGTGTCCCTGTTGAGTGGCAGGGTCCCGTACTGCCTGTTGGACCTGGGGTCCTCCAGGCTCCCTGGGATTGATCGATCGATTGTCCTTGactgccccctccctcccactcactgCTATTCAGCTACCTTCCAGGAGAGCCAGGTCCTGGTCCCAGAGGCTcagccctctctgcctctgttcttCAGTTGCTTGTACCCCAGTCTGCTGGAAGCCCGGAGCTCTGCTCAGTGTCCTGCCCCGCTCCTGGCACAGACCAACAAGCAGTGTCTGCAGGCTCTACTGTTCCAGCTGCCCAGATTCCCCATGTCCCAGTGCCCCCCAAGACTACCAGGCTTTCCTCCCTCGACTGCCAAGCTGTAGTTGTCTGGGGCCACAAGAAATCCTCCAGCTTCAGGCTTGCCCACAGCCTCCTGGAAGCActctagagctggtgtgtgtgtgtttggggggtggTGTGTGGCCCTGCCCAGGAGACCAGCATCAGGACATCATACTTGGGGCTCCCCCAACCTGAAGGAGCCTGGTTCAGGTGCCCCAGATGCTATGAGATCCATGAAgccaccacccacccatccatcagtCATCCTTGCCCAGAATGTAGAGGCCACCTGGGGTGCTCctgttctggggggggggggctgtcctgGCACCTCTTCCTCCTagactccctttggagagtcTCCAAGTCTTCAACCCCTGCTCTTGAagtccccaccacccccaccactctGCTCCAGCTGCCTGCATGGCGTTTCCATGTGGGAGCCACAGACACCTCAATCTCATGTCTAAAAATAGTTCCTCCCTCCCcaaacctgctgctccccatctcCCAGCAATTGGAGGCTGACACCTACGCCCAGCCTTCTGCAGAGCTGggtccctgcccaccccccagtccATCCCCCACTGATCACCTGAAGGGACCTTACCAAACTGGAAGTCTGAATACATTTTCTGACTTGGGGCCCAGTCCCTGAGGTGGCAGAGGCCTTTGGGCTTCCTTCTGGGGAGTGAGGGTCCTGCAGCCCCCAGCCATGTCCTGGAAAGGGTCAGGCACAGGCAGACTTGCACCCACAGGCTTCTGGCTCCACCAGGCACCACTGGCGGCTACCTGCTCAGCACAACCtgcctgggggctgaggctgcagtCATGAAGCTTGGTACTGACCACTGTGCACAACTACCCATCAGCAGCCATAACCAGTCACTAACAGGGATGGGAAATTATTGACCAGCATTGTACCTCACTAATTTCTGCCACCTATGGGGACTGGCCTGGACTGACATCCCACTTCCGGCCAGGCCTCCAGAGACTGTCACCCCAGAGTCTCAATCACCTCCTGTCCTGACAGCCTCCAGGGCTACCTCCCCAGGATCACTGTCTACTGCCCTGGACAAGGTTAGCCAGACAGGAAACAGCAGGCAGCTGGAAGTGAGCCTGAGGCCCTGTAATCAAGATGCAGTCAGGTAGCCCCAGCCACTGGGGGGCTTGGGAACCTCCAGAGGTGAGAGGTCACAACCTATGCTCCCACAAGTGGACTGGGCATGTGCTGCTCTCCACCCCCAGGCCCCCCTTCTTCCTGACAGGCCCTGGGGCTCCCCTGTGCACACATCCATGATGTGTCCATATGGAAGCTGTCTGGGGCACAATGGCTACATGTCACTTATACACGCTGCCACATGCACAGGACATACGTGTATACATGGGCCTAGGGCCGGCAGAACACAGTATCTCACACATAGATGCACATGCACTTAGCATTGCAACCCCACTCTCAGGGCCCTGTGCAAAGATGCCACCTGCTGGCACACACACTCATGACACACACATCTTTGTGGAACAGTCTCCATGGGGGCACGTGGAAGGTGGTCATGTGTGTGCACGCTCACGACACACATAGGAAAGGTGGGGAGAGTCACTGTGGCAAAGTGTGCAAATGGTTTGGAGATAGAGGCCCCATGTACACAACCATGTGCCTCAAACACACTGGCCTGATGCACACGGGGACATTCTGGTCGTATATTGTATGTGCCTGTGCTGCATACACATGCACATGTTGCCAATATACAAGAACAGGATGGACACTGAATGTGCTGAATGCAGCCATGTGTGAGACACACATGAGGACGCCCTGTGTCCCTGGTCCGAGGGCCCTGCCTGTGTCCCGTACATTCATGAGTCCACATGTGCCCTGACTAATACTCAAACACGCACTGACAATAATACCCTGTCCCTGTGGGGCCTCCATGTGAGGTCACAAGCACTTACATGCTGGTCACAACACAGCAGCTACACATGTCAGACGTGCGTCACTGAGGTGTGTGGAGCTCAGTGTCAGGTCGGACCGGTTGCCTGGCACTGCCAGTCTGCAGGAGGGTATCAGGATTCTTGGCATCTCACGGGAGGAGGGAACCTGCCTGCCCCTCGCCTGGGACTGCTAAGGCCTTGCAGAGGCTCTGGATCAGCCTGGACCCCTCCTGTCCACACTATGGCTACACTGTCCTATGTCCCTCACACGAGGCTCACGTCTCTCACACCTGGGGCAAACTAGTGTCCCTGGAGGAGTGAACACAGCACAGCTCAGGGAGGAGGAACATGGGGTCTAGGTCCCACCCCCTCCTGTCTCTTCCTGGCTTGTGTGACCTTGGTCACATCACCAACTCCCCCCTGGCCCAGCATGAGGCGGTATTGGGCTAAAGGTCATGCGTATGCGCACGCACATGTATATGCACAGACGGTACAGACATGTGCGTCTCATGAGAAGATGTTTATTTTGTACATGGACATACAGACATGCATGGCCAGGAACATTCATCATTGCATGTGCAGAGTTGGGGCGCAGGCCATGGGGGCCTGGCTCCCCCCACTCCCTGAGTGACCTTGAGCAAgctccacccccctccctgcTTCAGTTCCTTTAGCTCCCAGTTCAGTGAGAGGCTGGGCCCGGGGAGGGCCTCCCCACCGTGACCTTCCACATATTCCCTGAAGGCTCCCACGGTTCAGGGACAGAGTGCACCAGGGAGAGGAAGGCGCTATGGCTCCAGCGGTGCAGGTTGCCTCCCAGGGGGTCGGGGGTGGGAGTCAATCAGGCTAGCCTCCAGGCCCTGGACAAGAGGCCAGGCCTCCTGCCCACCGCCCTGGTGCCCTTTCTCCACAGGGAAGGGGCCCTCGCCTGGGCAAGCAGCGCGCTCCCGGGCCTGGCGGCACCTCACCAGCGTCTGGCTGCCCGGCGCAGCCCTGCGGCCCGGCCTGCAAAACTGCCCGCGCCCGAGGCCCCCGCTGCcagctgtcagtgtgtgtctgcgCGTGTCCCGCCCGCGGGCGCACTCACCGGCCACAATTGCAGTGGCAGACGCGGTCCTCGCCCCGCAGGTGCGGGAGGATGTAGTTGTGGAAGCGGTCCAGCAGCGCGTTCATGTCCATCAAGCACGCGATGGCCTGGAAGAGCCCATCACCATCAGCGCCACGGAGTCAGCCGCCCGCGCCCCCCGCAGGGCCAGGCGCCTGGCCGGGGCGCTGGCCGGTAAAcaaggcggcggcgggggcgcgggGAGCGCGCGCGGGGAGCCCCTCCGCTCACCATCACGATCGACGCCCCCAGAATCATGAAGATCATGGTGTTCGCGCTCATGGACATCgggcggggccgggccgggccggagCGCCGCCCCCCGGCCCCGGCGcccccccggccccggcccgATGCTGAGCCCCCGCCGGCCGCCTCCGGGCCGCCTCCGCCGCTGGGCCGCCCCGCCGGCTGGGGCAGGAGGCGCGGCGCGAGGGCGCGCGAAGGGGACGCGGCCGCTCCCGCTCGTGGGGTCGCTCGGCCGCCCGGCACTCGCTGCGCTCCGCCCTCCGCCCTCCGCCCTCCCTGAGCCCGGCTCGCCGCGGCTGCCCCGCCCGCGCTCTTCCCGCCGCCGCTGGGGAGGGAGCGCACCGCCCGCGGGCCTCCCCGCGCCGACGCTGGGAGCGCACGCAGCGGGGCCGCCGCGCCCCGAGTCCCGCCCCCCGCGCCGGCGGGACCCCACCCCGGGCCCCGCGCGCTCCGGCCGTGCCCCCATTGGCCTGCGGGCTCAATGCTTTCCTCCCAGGTGGGGAGCTTCCTCCGGGCTGGGCTTGAGTCTGCGGTGGAGGGGCTGCGGGGTCGGGGACAGTGCCTGGAGGCTCGGGGCCCAGAGGGCTGGTAAGCGCCCTGAGCCAGCCCGGCCTCTGCGCCCCTACACACAGCCCCCGGGCCGCATCTGGACACAGGTGACCGAGGCGGAGGCGGGACGGGGACCAGCGGTGACCCTGGACAAAGCATCACTCACGGGAGGGACGGTGGCAGCTCGTTTATTCCGGATGTTAACATTCCAGCCGCTGGGGAAGACGCATAGGaaaagacacagggacagggAAATGCACAGtaaaccgtttttttttttttttttggtttgtttaaagaaacaaaaaacaaaaatattatatAATCAACATCCCACTCATAGGTAAATTTAGGATAGAAAGCTTGTCTTGAGCCTGATATTCATGTATATCTGCTCATTTCATATGTACAGTCTATTTGGGTAAATGCCGGTGACCAACCAGCAGCGccctaaaaagtaaaaacaactaTGGAGGAGGTGGAGGCGGAGGGAGTATCAGTAGAGGCTCCAGGGCTGGCGGTGTCAGTAGAAGCACACGGTGTGTAGGAAGGCCCGGCCGCTCTTCTCCTCGAACTCCTGCAGCAGCTCGTCAATCTCGTTCTCCATGTCCTCGGTGTGCTGGATCTATGGGCAACATCGGATACTTAGCGGGAAGAGACCCCACAGAACCCCTGAACTCTGCCTCCTGCGGCCAACCAGGGGGCGTCGCAGGGCAGCCACAACATGAGGGGCTGGGTCCTGAAAACAGATCTCACACCAGCTCTCATCCTAGGATCCCCCTCCCCCTACTGGTATCGCCTCAACTGTGTACAGAAGTAATAGGGGTGTGAGCTGCCCTCAAGTAGTAGGTGGGGTGACCAGGGCTGgattctgagctcacagccctGACAAGGCTGTCCCCAAAGCAGCTAGTGAACAGAACCTGTTAAGTGGCCTTTTCACCAATCCTCTGCTAGCCTGACCCAAGAAGGAAGTGCTTGTGTAACTGCTAAACATGGCTTCAGCCCTTCCTCCTGCAGGCTGACCAGAGTGGGCTCAGTTGCCAGAGCTGCAGCAGCTACCACAGACCATGAGGCCTGATGGGAGTTAACAGTTGTGCTGGAGGGGGAGCAGGGCTTGGTTCCctcaaatggcaaagcagtgcaggtCTGTCTTTCATTTCCTGGGAAAGCACTGGGTCATTCAGAGCCAAATGACCTAGATGCAGATCTCACAGGCAGCAAGCAAAGCAGGGTTTGTAGTTGGGGAAGGTCCTCTCAGAGGATGGTAATGAGTGAGCATAGCCACACAAAGAGCACAAAAGTCCTGGAGACTTTCTGAGTGGTGGTGGATTCCCGGTGACAAGGGGAGGCAGCTGTTGGGACGAACACATCCTGACAGCAGGACACAAGGCCCTGCACAGCCTCTGTGAGGCCCCTGACCCCACTCAACATGTTCAGGACCATGGGAAGAGGTGCCACCTCGTCTTGGACCAGCAGAGTGAACTTGGGCCAGAGCCCTGTGGCAAGTCTGGCATCCTATATGTCGGGTCCATATTTGGAAGGCCTTATGGACCTAGTGGCTTTTAGAGTGGAAGCAGGCTGCCCACTGCCACACCCCAGTACTCACACACTGGCACAGCTCACAGATGAGGAAGGCCCCCAGAGTGGCCTCCTCGTGGTTGTCCTGGATGTCCACATTGATCACATGCACTGGCTGGCAGGTCTCCTGCTCTCTGGAATTGAGGTCTGACAGACAAGTGACCAAGTCAGGTGGTGCACAGCTGGGCCCTGCCATATGTGCCCAGGGCCCTTGGGAGTGTATATAGATTGAATACCTCGGTCCACCCAAAGGTCACAAACTCCCAACCCACCACCAGGGATCTATGCATGAGGGGTGAGGGAGGAACATATCTTGGTTCCCAGCCTGCAGCCTGGCAGAAGGGCAGGGAAGCAGAACGCTGACAAGCAACTGGCAGGTTCACCTTACCTTCTACCACCTGGTCATATACTCTCTCCTCACAGGTGAGGATCAGGTCGAACAGGTCTCTGCAATTCTGGAACCTTTCTGGCCGGGGCTTGATTCTTTTATTTCTGTCCAGCATGTGTAAAATGCCATTCTGGGTGTAGCTGAGCACAGGAGTTAAGGAACACAAAGCACAGACCAAAGAGCACAGGAGACTGGTGCTTGCACAGGCAGTACAGTCTCCTGCCTCACACACTGAGGCAGCCAGAGGAGAGGGCAAGACAGGGCTGGGAAGGCCATACTACGGTGCCAGGTGCCAGAACACAGGGGCGGGGGCAGCAGGCTCCCTGAGGACAGACAGGAGACAGCAGCTCCAAGGGCCCACTCTGAGCTGTTGAGTGTTATTCTGAATTTCCACCTTTTTCCTCAACCAAGATGAGTTTCTTTCTAATAGAAGGCAATGCTGGAAGAGTCTAGGGTCTACTGTGACTTTATCACATGCACCCATGCTGACTGCACTGAACAGGTGTCTGGCAGAAGCACTCATACCTGAATGGACTCCCAAGGGGACCTGCCCAGCCTCTCTACACCCTTGCGCCAGCCCCTCCAGGTACCCACTGGCAACCCTCCAGTACCCCAAGATCACAGGCTGCCAGACTCAACCTCCCTGGAGTAGGGGGTTAGTAAGGTAAGGGCAGAGAAGAAGCAAGGTCCACAGAGCCCACTTTGGGAGCAGTCATGTGGAATTGTGGTAATGCTCACAGTAGGAAGGGTTCTGtgaagggtggagggagggagggcagagtaGATGAATGCCAGCAAGggagtgagaggagaaggagcagaGGGAGGGGTGCAGCAAACCTCTCCCGCTCACCCCCCACCCAGGGGTCTTAACAGTTGCAGTGGGACTAGGACCACAAGAGCACAGCCTGAAAATCATTTTTCTAGTGACGTCCCAACCGAAGGAGCAAGGCAACCTGGGACTGCAAAGGTGACTTGGGACACTGGGACACAAGGTGCAGGGCCACAGGGTGAAGGCAGAATTCAGGAGGTAGAAGGCATTAGGCAGTGACAGGTTGGAAGGGGGTCTCACTATGCTTGTGGGTGAGAAGGACCCTAGAGCCAGGGGTGTTCCTCCCCACACTGGAGCCTCTGGGCTGGAGGGCTGGTGCAGGGGCCCCCATGGCTGACTTGGCCAAATGCCACCCATGCTAGCACTACAGAGTGACAATCAGTTGCTTCTCAGATAccctttggcacctcaggcatcacaccacctggccacctacaaaacacacacatacacaccccacaGACTCTAGCACACCCCTAGACCCTGCTCAGCTTCCACTTGATCCCACTAAGCAGAGTGATGGTGGGTGTGCAGCAAACCTGCCATCCGCTTCATCCAGGCATCTACCTCTTTCCCAATCCCAGCTAGACTAGACTGAAACAGAAGCTTCCTGCCAGGAACCGTCAAAGTCCAAgcctttgttttctttcaaaCTCCAGGGCACTGAttcatggtggtgctagagaattGAGCCTAGGtacctggagtctcaggcattaaagtcttttctgcataaccatcatgtgcTCTCTCACTGGACTAGCTCCAGGAAATCTCAAAGGCAGAAGTACCCAAGAATAGCAGCTCTGGAAGTAGCATAGTCTGATAAaccttggattctcaagtatgaggtcctgagttcagttccagcatcatatatgccaCCTGTGTTATCTCTCACCAACCTTCCTCatgttcaaaacaaacaaacaaaaaaaaacactcaatttTGGTTCATggtggtaccagggtttgaacataggacttttggt
The sequence above is drawn from the Erinaceus europaeus chromosome 10, mEriEur2.1, whole genome shotgun sequence genome and encodes:
- the SSU72 gene encoding RNA polymerase II subunit A C-terminal domain phosphatase SSU72 — protein: MTSGRGARHLARAEAPRGGSPEGGADGAAAMPSSPLRVAVVCSSNQNRSMEAHNILSKRGFSVRSFGTGTHVKLPGPAPDKPNVYDFKTTYDQMYNDLLRKDKELYTQNGILHMLDRNKRIKPRPERFQNCRDLFDLILTCEERVYDQVVEDLNSREQETCQPVHVINVDIQDNHEEATLGAFLICELCQCIQHTEDMENEIDELLQEFEEKSGRAFLHTVCFY
- the TMEM240 gene encoding transmembrane protein 240; amino-acid sequence: MSMSANTMIFMILGASIVMAIACLMDMNALLDRFHNYILPHLRGEDRVCHCNCGRHHIHYVIPYDGDQSVVDASENYFVTDNVTKQEIDLMLGLLLGFCISWFLVWMDGVLHCAVRAWRAGRRYDGSWTWLPKLCSLRELGRRPPRPFEEAAGNMVHVKQKLYHNGHPSPRHL